The following are from one region of the Rhipicephalus microplus isolate Deutch F79 chromosome 1, USDA_Rmic, whole genome shotgun sequence genome:
- the LOC119187863 gene encoding uncharacterized protein LOC119187863 — protein MTRWARSKSVLKHERQPGEATTWSEFVSQRQQATKPRFARLDDTGANTKLLNTEKELSESSNLAVKKKLSSSGSTGAESSTDRQGVTGDAVHLKKVAVTSNKPSQDINENYSNLKAKGQNAAKRKVVSAHDEEGEALNKLMLKHRKTNAGSPGAQNTMRVASTKSFAVVPVPSSSIGSAGSTGNTVSRNIGKKISFSIKKKTCLPKSNISAAEIAVPASKNKLLPFSVTTKCSDEKEAQSSAQLSKERKKKVITKKHLPSPGEEAPLSAKDEGKSGSSVPYRGAAVPKEEALLVIENVEDNEGEEGQRVSKVPRTGPHVDGGGSCKAKRLQRMRKQREAKGLLLLPEKVERRIYLTKKSMRKKGIPGEQIKEAVRKMRRKEELLFRRQLAKLCFKCRQPGHRVSDCPQMLQDSSEPIGICFKCGSTEHFSSACTVQTSKDNEFPYAKCFICKQQGHLSRKCPRNDKGVYPKGGHCNFCGAIDHFKKECPEMEKNKSKTSEESEIAADIVSVGQSADAENIVPLHQGVQLKKEKVVSF, from the exons ATGACCCGCTGGGCACGGAGCAAAAGTGTCCTCAAGCATGAACGACAGCCAGGCGAGGCTACCACGTGGTCTGAGTTCGTATCTCAGCGGCAGCAGGCAACAAAACCTCGTTTCGCTCGTCTTGATGACACTGGGGCCAATACGAAGTTGTTGAACACTGAAAAGGAGCTATCCGAAAGTAGCAACCTTGCAGTCAAGAAGAAGCTCTCGAGCTCAGGCAGTACTGGTGCTGAGTCCAGTACTGACAGGCAAGGTGTGACTGGAGATGCAGTCCATCTAAAGAAAGTAGCAGTGACTAGTAACAAGCCTTCGCAAGACATCAATGAAAATTATAGCAACTTAAAG GCGAAAGGCCAAAATGCTGCCAAAAGAAAAGTGGTTTCAGCACACGACGAAGAAGGTGAAGCACTCAATAAGCTGATGCTGAAGCACAGAAAAACCAATGCAGGTTCTCCAGGTGCACAGAATACCATGAGGGTAGCTTCTACAAAAAGTTTTGCTGTAGTGCCCGTGCCAAGTTCTAGTATTGGAAGTGCAGGCAGTACAGGTAACACAGTTTCAAGAAATATTGGGAAAAAAATATCATttagtattaaaaaaaaaacatgtttgccCAAATCAAACATTTCTGCTGCCGAGATTGCTGTACCAGCATCAAAAAACAAGCTTCTGCCTTTCAGTGTGACTACGAAATGTAGCGATGAAAAAGAGGCACAGTCTTCAGCTCAGTtgtcaaaagaaagaaaaaagaaggtgaTTACTAAAAAGCATCTTCCTTCACCTGGGGAAGAGGCTCCCCTTTCAGCCAAAGATGAAGGAAAGTCTGGCAGCTCTGTCCCTTACAGGGGAGCAGCAGTCCCAAAAGAGGAAGCATTGCTCGTCATTGAAAATGTAGAGGACAATGAGGGAGAGGAAGGGCAACGTGTGTCCAAGGTGCCTAGGACAGGCCCGCACGTGGATGGTGGTGGCAGCTGCAAAGCCAAGCGATTGCAGCGGATGCGGAAGCAGCGAGAGGCAAAAGGCCTGCTGCTTCTGCCAGAAAAGGTGGAACGACGCATCTACTTGACTAAAAAGTCCATGCGCAAGAAGGGCATTCCTGGCGAGCAGATCAAGGAAGCTGTGCGCAAGATGCGACGAAAGGAAGAGCTGCTGTTCCGCAGGCAGCTGGCGAAG CTATGCTTCAAGTGTCGTCAGCCTGGCCATCGAGTGTCTGACTGTCCTCAGATGCTTCAAGATTCTAGTGAGCCCATTGGAATTTGCTTCAAGTGTGGATCTACAGAGCACTTCTCATCTGCATGCACAGTTCAGACAAGCAAGGACAACG AGTTCCCATATGCCAAGTGTTTCATCTGCAAGCAACAGGGGCATCTGAGCCGCAAGTGCCCACGCAACGATAAAGGAGTGTACCCGAAAG GAGGTCACTGCAATTTCTGTGGAGCTATCGACCATTTTAAAAAGGAGTGTCCCGAGATGGAGAAGAATAAGAGCAAAACCAGCGAGGAAAGCGAGATTGCTGCCGACATTGTGAGCGTTGGCCAGAGTGCAGACGCTGAGAACATTGTGCCTTTACATCAGGGTGTCCAGCTAAAGAAGGAGAAGGTGGTTAGCTTCTGA
- the LOC119187856 gene encoding myotubularin-related protein 10-A, whose amino-acid sequence MQISTDSFPFKLGARRNVLQVSDASPEQEAMGSETRLKRVGSSFVSYVDLGVGERSSARPPDAAPPPPDLIPLVTLKPALCDGEVVVTEVDNVLKFNTFSDLRNGVSGVLFCTNFKLSFVTMDASGEHKPRALCANRVLGENDIGLLNVEALFLLSGGRRKRLSPQAAAAQSVEVLQVHCKDMRIFTFSFKFCQSDQCSAKVLQYLSRHAFVSSLDKLFCPRGGSIGQREPPFESAREWDAELRRCAASKLWRVTELNERYRFSAALPGRFAVPRRLVDCKLERLAQHFSDKRAVAWCWSHPSGAALVRGAASDTGSESADAERLQLLAQCLGADVHLVNLDLECPIVREVGSSYHKLQALCMPADEAEFLEQEARFYAALESTRWLECLSGCLKVALAAAKVIAERRKHVLVREQSGADMTCVVVSLVQILLDPHYRTQAGFQTLVDKEWVAAGHPFPERLDHLGQGRASPEAAPVFLFFLDCVWQLQSQFPASFEFSETYLTNLWDCTHVGIYDTFLFGNNRQRWEALKSQPFRNVWDWSGPHSRLSPQDLELFKNPLYLLQRSKELLNVRSQEGAGDRGMQSFSADLLLLDPTVKSLSVWTQCYYRWIPKAEVVNGDPATLFLHNVRVARDINFLATQIRLLKEQRDGGDSVQLRHRRLPSDEYFFAIQRSSARPGAAIDNHHLVTSSFPFAPPGPVDWGSCHVPSVAPLPDDDYGDLDD is encoded by the coding sequence ATGCAGATATCGACAGACTCCTTCCCATTCAAGCTGGGTGCCCGGCGCAATGTGCTCCAGGTGAGCGACGCCTCCCCGGAACAAGAAGCCATGGGCTCCGAGACTAGGCTGAAGCGCGTCGGCAGTTCGTTCGTGTCGTACGTAGACCTCGGTGTCGGCGAGCGGTCGTCTGCACGCCCACCCGACGCAGCGCCTCCTCCGCCGGATCTCATTCCGTTGGTGACACTGAAGCCCGCGTTGTGCGACGGTGAGGTGGTGGTGACGGAGGTGGACAACGTGCTCAAGTTCAACACGTTCAGTGACCTGCGTAACGGCGTGTCTGGCGTGCTCTTCTGCACCAACTTCAAGCTTAGCTTCGTCACGATGGACGCGAGCGGCGAGCACAAGCCACGAGCGCTGTGCGCGAACCGCGTGTTGGGCGAGAACGACATCGGTCTCCTGAACGTGGAAGCCCTGTTCCTACTCTCCGGGGGCCGTCGCAAGCGGCTGTCGCCCCAGGCGGCCGCTGCGCAGTCCGTCGAGGTGCTGCAGGTCCACTGCAAGGACATGCGCATTTTCACCTTCTCCTTCAAGTTCTGCCAGAGCGACCAGTGCAGCGCCAAGGTGCTGCAGTACCTCTCGCGCCACGCGTTCGTCTCCAGCCTGGACAAGCTGTTCTGCCCGCGCGGTGGCTCGATCGGCCAGCGCGAGCCGCCTTTCGAGAGCGCTCGCGAGTGGGACGCCGAGCTGCGGCGCTGCGCCGCCTCCAAGTTGTGGAGGGTGACCGAGCTCAACGAGCGGTACCGCTTCTCGGCCGCGCTCCCCGGCCGCTTCGCCGTCCCACGTCGTCTCGTCGACTGCAAGCTAGAACGCCTGGCGCAGCACTTCAGCGACAAGCGCGCGGTCGCCTGGTGCTGGAGTCACCCGAGCGGCGCGGCTCTGGTGCGAGGTGCCGCCTCCGACACGGGCTCCGAATCGGCGGACGCCGAGCGGCTTCAACTGCTCGCCCAGTGCCTGGGCGCCGACGTCCACTTGGTGAACTTGGATCTAGAGTGCCCAATCGTGCGCGAGGTTGGTTCCAGCTACCACAAGCTTCAGGCCCTCTGCATGCCGGCCGACGAAGCGGAGTTTCTCGAACAAGAGGCCCGTTTCTACGCGGCGCTCGAGTCGACCCGTTGGTTGGAGTGTTTGTCGGGCTGCCTTAAGGTAGCACTGGCGGCCGCCAAGGTGATAGCAGAACGCCGGAAACACGTGCTGGTGCGCGAACAGAGTGGTGCCGACATGACTTGCGTGGTCGTCAGCCTGGTGCAGATTCTCCTCGACCCTCACTATAGAACGCAAGCAGGCTTTCAAACCTTGGTTGACAAAGAATGGGTAGCCGCGGGTCATCCCTTTCCGGAACGCCTTGACCATCTCGGTCAAGGACGCGCATCGCCAGAAGCGGCACCGGTCTTTCTGTTCTTTCTCGATTGTGTCTGGCAGCTTCAGTCTCAGTTTCCTGCATCGTTTGAGTTCTCAGAGACGTATCTAACCAACCTTTGGGACTGCACGCATGTGGGCATCTACGACACGTTTCTCTTTGGGAACAACCGGCAGCGATGGGAGGCTCTGAAGTCGCAACCTTTCCGCAATGTCTGGGATTGGTCTGGCCCGCATTCGCGCCTTTCCCCGCAAGACCTGGAACTCTTCAAGAATCCATTGTACCTGCTTCAACGATCCAAGGAGTTGCTCAATGTGAGATCGCAAGAGGGTGCTGGCGACCGTGGTATGCAGTCATTTAGTGCAGACCTGCTTCTCCTGGACCCCACAGTGAAGTCTCTTTCAGTGTGGACACAGTGTTACTACCGCTGGATTCCAAAAGCGGAGGTGGTTAATGGTGATCCGGCGACTCTGTTCCTCCACAATGTTCGTGTGGCCAGGGATATAAACTTTTTGGCAACTCAGATACGACTGCTGAAAGAACAACGCGATGGTGGAGATAGCGTACAGCTGCGGCACAGACGCCTGCCTTCGGACGAGTACTTCTTTGCCATCCAGCGTAGCTCTGCACGTCCCGGTGCAGCAATAGACAATCATCATCTGGTGACTTCTTCATTTCCATTTGCTCCTCCGGGTCCTGTAGATTGGGGAAGCTGCCATGTGCCTTCGGTAGCACCTCTTCCAGACGATGACTATGGGGACTTGGATGACTGA